The genomic stretch AGTCTAGCTTGCCTTCAATCGGACGGATAAGTTCAACTACAGACGACCACTTCCATCTAAGAGCCCCACTCTTACTGCGTATCTAGACGACAACGTCTTTCTCCCAGGATCGGCATATGTTAATGATCATTCGACGTTCCAAATTCACCTTATTCACGAGGTAAGGCCTCATGCACCTGCCCGTGAAGTCGCCCAACCGAGCAGACAGGGCCGTTGGAAGTCAATCATTCGGAAGCGACGAGTCGCAGCACACAGACCTCTTTGGACAACGACATCTCGCTTGACCGCGGCTTTCTGAAGAGGAAGAGTCTGTACTCTGGAAGAGCTGGCTTGATGATATTGCTCCTTAGACCGATCTTTTTCACAGCGAGCGCTACCTACAGCATACACTGATCATCATGGCCTAAGCCTATGACCATCGAGTTATTCGACGCTTGTGTTGTCTGTGTGTCAGTTTGAGGGGCAACTATGGCAGGTATACGGAGCGTGGTCTCTTTGTATGCCATACCATACGGTCATCCAACTCGTTTTGCCAGAACTGCATACGCGCAGCACGCCTGTGACAGCCTCGTGCATTTGGTATACGTGCTGGAGATGCTTACTACCAACAGCTATGCGTGGACCGGTATGTACATGTGCTCACGATCTAGACCTCCTTCCATTCAAATTGGCTGAGCGCGTTGGTGTAATGCCTTGCGTGCATGCTGTTGCCGACACTAGCAGGCACAACTCGCGATAATTCGCTTTGTCATTAATCACGGTAGAACAGGTATAGGCGCGATTTGGCTTAATTTCTCTAGTCGCCAGATCTCTTTCTAAAATTTGGTTCCGAGTAGCTAAGGGATATGGATGAGGTCATGGTCGAATCCAACGCTGCTAAGACGCGTTGATCGTGGCGTAAATGAGGCTGCGGCTGTGTATGACGGTATCGTGCACGGACATGCTCGGAGGTGGATGCGGCGATGCTGACTACTCTTTGGTTGCTCCATCACCGCGGCCACCGGAGACACGTAGAATCCATTCGAAGGCAAGTGTGTGGTCGAATCATTCCTTGTACAAGTCACGACATCCTGTGCATCGTTCCTTCACGCACGGGTAACACCCACCGTTTGCCCAAAGCGACCCCAGCCTCCATCGGCCTCGCATTCACCATTACGACTACACGATATTAGATTCACGACTAACCTGATACCACAATTCAACTTTGGCCCGTTGCCCAATAATATAGCCTGCTTGGGCAGGTCCGAATACACGTAAACCATTTCGCCGCATCCACGTCTCCGCCCACTCGAATATCCGCCACCATGTTCACGAGCTTCACGGGCAATACACGCCGAGCGCGCCAAGTGAACCTGGGCGGAAAGAAGACCAACCCCTTCGGCCCTCCCGGCTCTGGCGCTGGATCTCAAGCTGCCCTCGACCGCGCACAGCAGGAACGAGCCCAGCGACAACGCGAACGAGATACATTGAATGCGAGCAAGAGGATACAGAGAGTATGGCGGGGTCACTTCGCTAGGAGAGAACTGGCAGACCATATTCGGGGCGAATGGGACAAAGTGGAGGCGCCGAAAGGCGTACTAGCAAACACAGCATACGGCTCTGAAGAAGAGGCTCTTACTCAGTTACAGCACTTGCTTCGCTTTGCCTCTCCGCGGAGCGAGGACGATTTGAGGCGGATACAGAATTTTGGAATACGGCAGACGGAGACGGTCAAGAGTTTAGGCGTTAAGCCGGATGGAGCCTGGCCATCTGCTTATTCGAGGTTGCAGCGGATACTACTGGTCGCCATAGAACGACAGGTCAAGGTTCCTCCAGTCGCACGGAATGAGCTTGGACAATCCATTGTTCTCTTAGGATTCCTCGCCGAACAAATACCGGCCGAGACATCTCGAAACGCTGAACAATACTACCGTACCATCGCAAGCGTCGTATCCAGCCTTACCCCACTGCTCGAAGCGGAGGCCGATGGGCCAGCTTGGATGGATGCCATACAAAAAACGGCACTCTCTCCTTTAAATAGGGTCACGGGCTATACATTGGATGCATACGAGGCTTTTGGCATACACATCCTGACACTTCCACTGCTGAGCTCAGACTCAACGTCATTGATTGTGCGGAGGTTTCGAGACTCGCTCGCCAATGAAATCAATTACAAGTTACTTGCGAATGCACTGGCAACTCTAGCACCGAAGTCAGGTCTGCAAGCCAAAGCCGAGCTGAGGAGCTCCCCAAGCCGGCTGCGTCTGCTGGGAACTTTCATCTACTTTCACCGCTACGCGCACAATTTTGATACCCCCGAAGCATATGCTGTACACAAAGACTTTGTAGCCGTCGTCTCCGTATTGTTGAACTCGTTACCAATTGGCATAATTGACGAAGACCACCCGATCAGCGAGATTACAGAGGATGATGGAACTGATCAGGAACCTGAGACGGTGACAAATTTCCTGAAAGAGCAGGTCGGGTCCTTGGTACATCAAGAAGGCATTGGCAGTCTACTGGTTGGATCTTCGCAGTCAGAGGAGGCTTCGGATGATGAAAAGATTGAAGAAGCCCGACAACTGGCAAACTATGCGCTTGCCCTACTACGCTTCTTCCCTCGTCGGGGTGATGAGATTCGGATGTGGCTTTACATTGGTCCATCGGAAGCGAGGGGTAAGCGGAAACTGCCTGCTATCCGATACTTCTGGGAAGCATCAAAACGGTCGTCCGTGTTTTCCACAATCTTCAAAGACTCGCGCGCGGCCATCGGACTGCTCAAGCCTAAAGCGACAAATGGTGACACCTCTGATCGCCCTGGTACATCGGGATTGACGAACCACGGTTTCTGGCAGCCAGCTAAACAGCAGGTCGATCAAGATGCCATCGTCACCGATGAATGGCGGGTTATTCTAGTGTTCCTTGAACTATACACCTTTGTGCTCAAAGTGACAGATGACGAGGAGTTCTTCACTGCTGGTCAGCAAGATGCCTACTCTGGTCAGATCCGCGACAACGGGTTAGCTTTGAACGATGTGAAAGACCTGACGACCTTCCTGAAGAACCTGGGCTTTACACTATACTTCAACGCAGTCGATATCACGACATCGGATACAGAGGCCGGAAGCAGTAGCATAAGCCTCAATTACTTCAATCCCAAAGCAATGGACAATCAAACCCAGAAAGAGCAGGTGGAGCCATCAATAGGTGGCGTTGCAGGCTTGAAGATTGATTATGTCAAAGGCTTAGTCACCGGACTTCTTCGCATGGTATACGAGCGCGATTCTCGGCGCAAGTTCTTGCCCTCGGATCACTGGCTCATGACCTCTCGCTTTGACATGACTGGCTTCATTCCAGCTGTAGTAGAAGAGGAAGAGTCGCGACACAAGATTCAAGAAGAGGACGCCGATGATCTTGACGACCAGGAAGAAGAGTTTGACGATACACCACAACTCATTGGGACTGGCCGAACACAGCAACAACGACGGCTGGAGAAGCTACAACGACAGCAGCGCAAGGCTTCGAGGAGGCGCTACCTGCAAGCAGTGGCGCCTCGTTTGGAGATTCTACAAAACATGCCGTTCTTCATACCATTCACGACGAGAGTTCAGATCTTCCGGGAATTCGTGCACTTGGACATGACCAAGCGAAGGGGCAGCGCTGACCCAGAGCTTTGGCGGTTTAGGCTCATGCAGCAACGCAACGCACGTGATCATTTCGAAAAACACTCGGCAAGGATTCGAAGAGAGAACGAATTTGATGATGCGTTCGAGCAGTTCTATGAATTGGGCCAGGGTTTGAAGGAGCCGATCCAAATCACGTTCATGGACCAATTCGGTGCAGCTGAGGCTGGTATTGACGGCGGTGGTGTTACCAAGGAGTTTCTTACCAGTGTCACGAACCGAGCTTTCATGCCAACAGACTACATCGACATGTTCGTTGAGAACGATCAACATTTGCTGTATCCAAATCCCGCAGCACTCGAAGAGCACAAGGAAGCTTTGCGACAGGCAGGTTTACGCGAGAACTCACCAGAGTATCGTGCGCAAGTCACTGAATTACTTCAGCGCTATGAGTTCTTGGGGCGCATCATAGGCAAGTGTTTGTACGAGGGAATCTTGGTCGACGTAAACTTTGCGCCCTTCTTCCTGCGCAAATGGGCCTTGACAGGTGGCGCCGGCTCTGCACCGAATGAGTCTGGATATCGACCCACGCTTAACGATCTGCGTGACCTGGACGAAGAGCTATACCAAGGTCTACACAAACTCAAGACCTACCCTGGCGATGTCGAAGACTTTTCACTCAACTTCACAGTGACAGACACGGTTGTCGTAGACCACGCCACCTCGCCCAAGAAGACCAAGGCTATCACCAAAGAACTGAAGCCTGATGGATCCAATACACCCGTCACCAACCAGAACCGGCTTGTCTACATCAGCTACATGGCCCGCCACCGTTTGCAAAACCAACCCTACGCTCAAACAACCGCCTTCCTCCGCGGCCTCAGTACGATGATCCAACCCTCATGGCTTTCCATGTTCAACCAATCTGAGCTTCAAACCCTCATCTCCGGCACCCGCACATCCATCGACGTCGAAGACCTGCGCCGCAACACAATCTATGGCGGCACCTACGTCATCGGCGACGACGGTCAAGAGCATCCTACCATCCAGATACTGTGGAAGGTCATGAAGGAAATGTCAGATGACGAGCGTCGCGCTGTCCTCAAGTTCGTCACTAGTACACCCCGCGCCCCGCTCCTTGGATTTGGCACCCTGAACCCGCGCTTCAGTATTCGTGATGCGGGTAGCGATCAAGAGAGGCTGCCTAGCACGAGTACGTGTGTGAATTTGCTCAAGTTGCCCATGTATCGCGATGAAAAGACGCTCAAGGAGAAGTTGCTGTATAGTGTATTTTCGGGTGCGGGCTTTGATTTGAGTTAAGACTGGCATATAATTGTCTATGGACTGGGTGGAGCAAGTAGAAGTGGGGGTGGGGTATCCGAGAGTCTATTCAAGGGAACTTGGATATATATATGTGGGGAGGTTGCCGTAGCGTAATCACGAAGAGTATAGCCATTGAGAATGAGATGTATACGCTATATTTATACCGACAACTATGTGATTTTGATCTCTATTCTGTGCTGCTTAGGAAATACTCAAAGAGGTCTGCAGCACAGCGTTTCTTCCATCCAACAATAAAATGAAAAGGCTAGGTATTGAGACGCTGGCAAACCATGCCGAGAAAACAAGCCGAAGCCTACCACAACAGCCATAACACAATTAGACGCATATACGCCCAATACGTCATCAGACACCCACCCCTTCATCTCCGTCCCTCACCTTCCCTCTCCACTCATCACCCTCTCCATCCTCCTGACCGCCTCCTCCATAACCTCTACGCCAACCCCAAACCCTAGCCCGGCCCAACCCCAACACCTCTCGACCCCCGCATACTTCTCGCCCCTCCCAACCCTAACACCGCCCCTCTCCAGCGCCTCGAAGAACCTCTTTTCCTCGCCTTTACTCGCGGCCGTCCTCGCCAAGCGCGCAAACAACACAACGCCATGTGTAGGAACCACGAACTCGACATCATGGCGTTGCAAAAAGGTGGCGAGAATGTGGCAGGAGTATGTTAGGCGCTCGGTGGTTAAAGCGAGGAGGGTGGGAAGTTGGGACCAGGAGAGGAGGGATGTTAGGTAGAGGGAAGGAAGGGTGGAGGGCGGTGTGGTGAGGGTTGATAGGGCGGTGTTGAGGGAGGGGGAAGATTGGGATATTATGCAGCCCTGTTTATAGCATTAGCAGGTATTGAATGGGGTGGAGGTAAAATGCAGTAATGAGAATGGATGGGGTGGTGAGAGATATAATGGGGTGACGAGGGAAGGTAAAGAGATAAGACAACATACAACTTTCAACCCCCCAACCCCAAAAAGTTTACTCCCACTCCAAACAACATGCACAAGACTCGGATCCACCTTCCTCGCCCCCTCCCTCGCCAACGGCTCCGTCAAACTAAGTGCACTAACGAACCCAGGTGCTTTCTTACACCCCACTCCTCCTTCCGCGTTCACACTCAACAAAGCACCCACCTCATCGCAAACAAGATGTAACCCCCTCTCTTGACAAAACTCCATAAGATCGAGCAGCGTCTCGCGCGGGTAGCAGCGCGAAAGGGGCATATTGGGGTTACAAAGCACGACGGCTTTGATGCGGGATTTTACGGGGGAGAAGTCGTATGAGGCTTGGAGGGAGGGGAGGAGGTAGTTGTCCCAGTGGTTGTAGGTTGGTGGTTTGGCGAGGGTGAGGGCGAGGGAGTGTTTGAGGGTTAGGGTGGGGATGAGGGTTGCTGTGGGGTGGTAGGTTAGTATAGGGGTTGTGAGGAGGTAGGAGATAGTGATGGCATATAGGCTTTCATCTTGTGGTATGAATAGTGATGGGGGATTGAAATGGAGAAGATGAGAGAGCAATACTCACGCCAACATGGCCCTACAACTATAATCCCATCACCCTCATCACAAACTGCATCCACCAACCTTTCAATCGCTTCTGTCGCCCCTGCCGTAATAACAATATGTTCCGGTCTTACTGTGTGAACGGGATTGAAATTTGTGTTGAAGAATCCTGCTAGTGCACTCCGGAGTCGTGGTTCACTGCGCCCGTTGTCATGATATCCGGATGACGCTGGAGTTGCAAACACCTATTCTCACAACAGAAAGTAATTAGCGCCGTCTGTCACAACCGTTCCGTTTCGTTTCATTCCAACTTCTTCTTGAATTGTGGTACCCCAAAAAGAACCGCGCAGAACCCATCTACACAAAATAGACGATAAACCCACATACCTCACTAGTAACATCCTCCCCAACCGTGCTCTTGAAAAACTCCAATAACTCCGCATGTGCGACTTCATTCGTTGCGCGCGAGAGATCAATAAGTGTCGCGTCGTCACCATCTCTGTCGATCGTATGCTGTTGTTGTGATCCCCattgttgttgttgatgtGGGGCAGCACCACCAGCGGCAGCAAGCACCTTCAGTGAGCGACGCGAGAGTCCAGGATCCATAACCGACTCGACGGCGATATGTCGTGTGGAGCCGCGCATCCAGTCTTGTGTGAATTTAACAACTAAACGAGTCAAACT from Pyrenophora tritici-repentis strain M4 chromosome 1, whole genome shotgun sequence encodes the following:
- a CDS encoding HUL4, Ubiquitin-protein ligase → MFTSFTGNTRRARQVNLGGKKTNPFGPPGSGAGSQAALDRAQQERAQRQRERDTLNASKRIQRVWRGHFARRELADHIRGEWDKVEAPKGVLANTAYGSEEEALTQLQHLLRFASPRSEDDLRRIQNFGIRQTETVKSLGVKPDGAWPSAYSRLQRILLVAIERQVKVPPVARNELGQSIVLLGFLAEQIPAETSRNAEQYYRTIASVVSSLTPLLEAEADGPAWMDAIQKTALSPLNRVTGYTLDAYEAFGIHILTLPLLSSDSTSLIVRRFRDSLANEINYKLLANALATLAPKSGLQAKAELRSSPSRLRLLGTFIYFHRYAHNFDTPEAYAVHKDFVAVVSVLLNSLPIGIIDEDHPISEITEDDGTDQEPETVTNFLKEQVGSLVHQEGIGSLLVGSSQSEEASDDEKIEEARQLANYALALLRFFPRRGDEIRMWLYIGPSEARGKRKLPAIRYFWEASKRSSVFSTIFKDSRAAIGLLKPKATNGDTSDRPGTSGLTNHGFWQPAKQQVDQDAIVTDEWRVILVFLELYTFVLKVTDDEEFFTAGQQDAYSGQIRDNGLALNDVKDLTTFLKNLGFTLYFNAVDITTSDTEAGSSSISLNYFNPKAMDNQTQKEQVEPSIGGVAGLKIDYVKGLVTGLLRMVYERDSRRKFLPSDHWLMTSRFDMTGFIPAVVEEEESRHKIQEEDADDLDDQEEEFDDTPQLIGTGRTQQQRRLEKLQRQQRKASRRRYLQAVAPRLEILQNMPFFIPFTTRVQIFREFVHLDMTKRRGSADPELWRFRLMQQRNARDHFEKHSARIRRENEFDDAFEQFYELGQGLKEPIQITFMDQFGAAEAGIDGGGVTKEFLTSVTNRAFMPTDYIDMFVENDQHLLYPNPAALEEHKEALRQAGLRENSPEYRAQVTELLQRYEFLGRIIGKCLYEGILVDVNFAPFFLRKWALTGGAGSAPNESGYRPTLNDLRDLDEELYQGLHKLKTYPGDVEDFSLNFTVTDTVVVDHATSPKKTKAITKELKPDGSNTPVTNQNRLVYISYMARHRLQNQPYAQTTAFLRGLSTMIQPSWLSMFNQSELQTLISGTRTSIDVEDLRRNTIYGGTYVIGDDGQEHPTIQILWKVMKEMSDDERRAVLKFVTSTPRAPLLGFGTLNPRFSIRDAGSDQERLPSTSTCVNLLKLPMYRDEKTLKEKLLYSVFSGAGFDLS